The Nicotiana tabacum cultivar K326 chromosome 5, ASM71507v2, whole genome shotgun sequence sequence gacttgtgacaccccggtttgggctgtgtcgggatggtttccactgttgttatcgttaaattCCGAATTTTATAGATATTATATCATGtattattactgtttatgataattaactacttaaagaggtgttccgttttgtttggtctggctggccttgtcttcacgagagacgccatcacgaccgggttcgggaattgggtcgtgacatgaccCAACCTTTGGTGCCATAATGCACTTGAATTTGACTGAATTGAAGCAGACACACAATTAGAGGCATAAGCAATAACAAGTGTTGAGGGATTGAGGATGTAGAGACCACCCTTGAGTTTACCAATCCCCTTTACCATGCCACTGAAGAGGTCCTAAAAGACACACAAATCAGGATAGAAATGAACTGAGCTATTTAACTCTTTTGTATATCTACAAACAGAGAGTAGATTAAATTGGAATTCAGGAACATAAAGAACATCATAAAGGATTTATGAGTTAGGCAAAGTACATGATCCAATATGAGTAACTGTAGTACTGTTTCCATTTGATAAATGTACAGTAGGTGATTTGAGTTTAGGTACAGGGTATACTGATGATAGTAGATGTAAGGTAGAAACAATGTGATTAGAAGCCCAAGTATCTATAATCCAAGGACCTTGGTTAGTGTTAGAGTTACTTGCCATGTTGGCTGAGGCATCAAGACCCTTCTCCTTATTTATCAGCTTGAGAATATGTTGATATTGTTCAACAGTAAAAGGCTGGACAGTTGGAACAACATTCCTATGCATACCAGTGTTAACTTACTCTCCAACAGTCACATTATGTGCTACAACTGCTGATTGTTCATATGATCCTCTTCTCCTGTTGTTGAATTTGAATCCAGATGGGTATCCAATCAATTTGTAGCAACCTTCCCTTGTATGACCCTTCATTTTGTAGTAATCACAGTATAACCCAACATTTCTCTTAGGCTTAACATTGATGGCATTGGCAGAAGCTAGTGTAGCATGATCAATAACCACAGGAGCACTTCCTAATATACCACCCTGTGTTACTAAAACATTGTTCTTCCTATGACATTCTTCTTGAATAATCATGGAGTAGGCTTGATCAAGAGAAGGTGTTGGATGCATCATGAGAATTTGGCTCCTTTGTGGTGCATATGTGTCATTTAATCCCATAAAAAATTTCATGAGTTTCTGTTGGCGTAAAAATTCAATAAATGGCCCTGACCTCTTACAATCATAAGGTTCTGGAATTAACGACTCAAATTCATCCCACAAATCATTTAGGTTTGAAAAATATACTGATATAACTCCCTGTATCAATGAGCTAATCTCCATATTCATATGATAAATTTTGGTTGCATTTACCTTATCAAATCTGGTCTTCAACACTATCCAGACTTTCTGTGCATTTGAGGAGAATACAATTCCCTTTCTAAGCTCCTTCGCCACCGAGCTCATTATCCATGATTGAACAATTGCATTGCATCGATCCTACTGACGCAATTGGAAGGTATTGTCGATGTACAAATCTCTAGTACACTTTCCATTAATAAACCCCAATTTATTCTTACCAAAGAGTGACATTTTCATAGATCGACTCCATTCTGAATAATTTTCAGTTCCTATGAGCAATTGTGGGACAATCTGTAAACCAGGTGTGTCGGAGGGATGTACATACCAATGATCATTGCAATCAATGTGTTGATTGTTTGCATGTGAAGATCCTACTGTGTTTTCAACTGTATCATTTGCCATTGAAGACAATATTTGAAGTTTTGAGATAAAAAATTGAGCTTGAGAGACGGTGATGAATTGAGAAGAATTTTAACTCAAAACTGAGAGAAATCGAAGAAGAGAGAGAGGGAATGTTTGAAGATCAGAGTCCGTCACTCAGAATCGCCGAGCACCGTGGCTCTGATAACATATCAAAACTAACCCTAGGGTATCCATTAGAGAGCTCTGAGCTgttagtgaagaagaagaagattctagagagagaaaaattATAACACTCTTATTCAGTGTATTAAGCGTATGAAGAGTGATTGTGCATATATATACTAATGCACTCAACTAACTAACAACCCTTATACACATGTGCTAACTAACTACTCTAACTACTTCTAGAAGTGTACACCTTAAATAGCTCACTGTACAATCACTACTTATCTCTACAGAGGTAAGTTttttgtctaatcttgtaagatGAAATTTACCCTATTGATgctatatttgttatgtgctacgtGTTATGGGAGCCACACACGTATGAGGTGACTGTCCATGCGTATGCTAGATTCTTGATTATATCCGGATAGACTTAGACTCACACCATATTTTAATTGTATTACTTAATTTATTCTTGCATGTTTAAAtgttttaagttatattttagcctgagactagacttgcgtagaaTATCAAACTTTTCTATTTGATTAGTCGTAAAAATTATACTTTCTTTTAAGGATTTCTCCCGCGTTGTACGCATTTGTCTGGAAGTTTTTTGAATTTCATAATTCATACATATATTTGTGAGCATGGCCAGTGATCCGTCAAAGTTTCACTATTCCAATGGGATCGAGCTGAACACCTTAGCAGTAccattaggggtcgtttggtacgtgGACAAAATAGTACTGGGATTATAATTCCGGTACTAATTTATACCACATAAAAGATGGAATAATATAATCCCATAATTGATGGTATAAAGTGGGATAAGTGGGATAAGATTTAGGATTATGTTTTGGGATCTGGCCGTTCATCTCAGCAGTATTATGAGATGcatatatggatcgggtcgtacgacctcgataGTGTACACTATTATTACGGGATCGGGCCATATGACTATGACAGGATATTGTACCATtattcactcttatgggatcgggttgttcgccttgTCATAATCATGTGTATTATTCAATAAGGAGTCAGCATACCTATGGGTCTTTCTGACTTGAGATATGATATTCTACTAGTTATTGATCTTATATGTATCCTACTCGAGGTAGTATACAGTATTTGAGAATTTTGTATTTACTCTTCTGTTGAGGATCCCATTATGCACATATCCACTTCCACTGCTTTATACTTgtctactagtaagtgtcgatgtcgatccctcgtcactaattcttcgaggttaggctagatactcactgggtacacgttgatttaagtactcatactacatttctgcactaattgtgcaggtactgagacaggtaCATTCGGTGATCATCCAGGCGTGTAGGCGCAAATGTAtggggagactttgtggtgagctgAATTCCATGTCACGATTCGCAGCACACGAAGTCCATGTCCTATTCATTTAccatattctgtctattttcaaTTCCAGACAGTTGTTGTAGTAGTATTGTATATTCTAGTAAAtgttcatgtacttgtgacaccggattttaggAATTTATATTCTTGTTCTTGGTGGTATCTCTGTTATAATATTAGAATTTATATTTCGACCACGTTCGAACATTTAATATAATATCAATACTTTTCTATAAAACAGAGAAACTCTGCTTATTTCAATCACTTGTTATAAAATGTGTTGTTATGACCCGCTAATTATTGTGTTGATCAATCAAAAGAGTTCTCTATTCTTCTCAACATCAAAGATTCTATTTTTTAACTGTTTATATTTTGTACGTATGCTTTGATAATCCATTGAGAAGTTAAAATTCAGGAGCAACTGCTTTCGTTTCATCATGAGAAGTGATTGTCGATTGAAAACTCTGAGAATGTTATAGAATTACTATGATCAAATAGAACCCGTCAATATTGTTCTGATGATTGTAAATTGGAGGGATGTGTCATTGGGGCTGCTTAGAATGTTCGAAGTTTGCTGCTTTGCATCTTATAGTATAAGCAAAAAgaatgatttctatatgttgtttGTGGGAGAATTtcaaaatagccagatttacaagtgatcattcaaaaatgGCCATAGTTTTAAAAGtcatcgaaatttagtcacttttcatgtaaagataaatctgaacgaaaacagcACCGGTGCTATAgcctctagtatattatactggagcgagcaaaatataccggtccagcataatatgctggaagttcatatacaggtgcactgaactccagtatattatgctggatcgatctctgttgcagtaaaatagtggctattttttaatgacttggcAAATGCGGGCTATTTTTAAATCACCAGTCCGAAACTGACTAATCCGTGCTATTTTAACGTTgtttgttttgagcctttgaccACAGGGCAAGGTTAGGTGTTGCTTGATTTTTAGCTCTTGTTGTTCGGTTTAATGAATCGACTAAGTCTATGTCCTAAACTAAGTTAGCTATGTGCATCCTCTTTATCTATTTCAGTACAAATAAATCAGAAATGTAGTCTTCTTGGAGGGCTGGAGCCAGAGTGTGGGATGCGGGTTTGGCAGAACTCACTAGCTTTTATTCATATTATGTATTTATCTTAAAAATCCATTGAAtattatacaaattattaatttcgATCCCACTAACTTTAAAGGATAACAATCCCGAACCCATAAGATTCAAATTCTACCTCCGCCCATAAGATCCAAAGTGTGGGAGAATTTtttagatgccttccttgaccagtacttaccacgagGGATCCGACAGGCCCaactcgatcagtttctagccctcaagcagggcaatatgagtgttcgagaatatagtctccattttgactcattggccagatatgcaccatccatagttgctactatgcgggatagaatccacaggtttatagcaggatTGACCCCAAAGTTGACC is a genomic window containing:
- the LOC142180891 gene encoding uncharacterized protein LOC142180891 codes for the protein MSSVAKELRKGIVFSSNAQKVWIVLKTRFDKVNATKIYHMNMEISSLIQGVISVYFSNLNDLWDEFESLIPEPYDCKRSGPFIEFLRQQKLMKFFMGLNDTYAPQRSQILMMHPTPSLDQAYSMIIQEECHRKNNVLVTQGGILGSAPVVIDHATLASANAINVKPKRNVGLYCDYYKMKGHTREGCYKLIGYPSGFKFNNRRRGSYEQSAVVAHNVTVGE